Genomic DNA from Dermacentor variabilis isolate Ectoservices chromosome 6, ASM5094787v1, whole genome shotgun sequence:
cacatttaaaaaaagcatggcatatggtcatgtttgtgttatgaattaatgcactggattacaaaaaaggagcagcggggaattgcacgctgagaacaccgataaacatacagtgcgacgcaactcgagaaatagtattgaaaggtcaaaaaatttagaagaaaaaaaaaattgaatcgtcgcgacggctcatcacagtccccgtaggcgtcgaagtctctacaatgaaattatttttgaacagctctgatagcgcccacgcagcaatggttgcttgtatactgtcaaatgctcatattctgcggcctaaagctcatggcacggtgcgaaaacgcgcgcgcggagaaagcgaaacagtgcgcggacaagcatgcagacgcgcagtcggtcgctgcgaatctgcgcgatcgctgcattgaggcttcattctattacgctccatttagttatacaaacactataagaacacatttcagatagtttgctctcagcgtttacctacctttcacgcaagaagccggttcgggagactccatcgcggcgaccgcgcgcagtggcgttcactgtacgtattcggtaatgaaatagcgtctgtaaacgattgtgtgctttcagtttgcccaagattatttagacagtaagaaacttctctcgtttcgaaagtacttacagaaatgtccgggagagctcgcgcgtggtgttttcagtgagcgctgacagcaaaacctatgaggagcgcgccacgtgatccctcatactacgccagcgaggcgcttccgatagatggcgactccgtaactcctcgccgccaataagaAACAAGGCTCAAAACTACACAATATGGGAAGAGAAAAGGACAGAAGACTAACTTTGTTTGGGTAACCAAATATTTAAAttgaatatatacatataaaaaTGATAAACTTTAAATATCAACTAAATACCAAGTAATTTATCCTTtagtattaaaaaaaattctgagaAGAAAGCTGAAAAGGATAAATGTATTAAAGAAATAGGTTTATATACTCTAAGCAGAGATATTTACCATGTGTACCATGTAGCTTGGGCtaaaatgtaaagttatgcaaCTGCTAtctaactggacagaaccaaagtagtgttgtttgccgtctcttGAAGAAAGCTGGACCATTTTTTGTATTTCACATAACTATAAAATTAGGTCTTATTAATTAATCAAATTCTCAAATATTGTATTCAGAGCAAAAGTGGctttgagaaaattgtagaccactCTGAAAAATTCCCAGTACAGCTTTGCGTTGCTCAATGGTTGCTGCATAAAAGTTTTTTCCTAGCCTGAAGGAAAGCCTATCAATTGTGAAAAAGTGCCACTCGACTAGTCACGTGGTAGTTATTGTGTTTCATGGGCTTTCTTTCAGATTTGCGACTTTATTATGCACTAAATGTaattgttaaaaaaataaagcagttgcCAGTGAGGCAGGCTCAGTAACTTTGCCTTCTGTTTAGAAGTGAAGCCTCTTTAGCAGAATATACTGCATTCATGGATGAATACATGCTAACTTGCTCAGTTTTTGATCCAAATATACCGCATCACTAAGATGAGCTGCAGAAATCAATAGGTATTTCTTACTCAGCCGTTGATTGATTGAAGTGGCCACCACAGAGGTACCATTTGCATGGACCTGTATGCACTAAAGAATCCATAAATCCTACATGTCTGAATATTTGGGCATTAATGAATATTAGATCACTGTAAATATCAAATTCTGTTGTCAGGTACAAATGAAATGGCAAAATCTATTCACATTCAAAATCTCAAATATTCTCACCCCCCTACAAAAATAAATTCTTTACACTTGTCTGAAAACTGTGCGCTTCTTTTTCTCTCCTGTGATGCGCTGTCTTGTTAGATGTTCATAACTGTCCAATTTTGTTGTGCTTTCTTCTATGCTTTGCTGCTTTACTTTACACTCTTTGTTTACACATTAAATCATTCAACTGTGGGTTTTTGGAACCAAATGTTGAAAGACGTATAACTTCTTGAAGAGACTTCAAAGTTGACAGTGTAAAGGACATATTCAGCACGAACACATTAGTGCTCCATGATTGAAGCCTGGTGGCATGCATGCTTAAGTCTGTATGAATGCTTTTGTCTGTGTTTATAAAGGCATGTTCCTTGGCATCACTAATTGTCTGCTCCTTTCTTTGCTTTCCATTTGTCTACTCTCTTAAAATACCCAGCGGTTGACCGTCCACTGCAAGCAATCACTTATGGGAGTTGGCCTGGGAGACACTTAACCCTTTGTCAGTCGCGAGAAATCTACTCATGGCTTTTGGTATAGCTTTTacgaaatgaactgcaccgcatgGAAGAACCGCGAAAAGTTTAACATTTCTTGCACAATAATATTGTCTGAAAAATAAGCGGGACAACACCTGTCCCACAGATAACTTGAGGCCATGAGCGAAACTGGGACATGCATTGTCCCTCCGCACACCTTGGGCTTTATCCTTTCAGGCTTTGAGGTGATTATGGCTTCTTATGAAAGGGTTCAAAGCATGCAATGCAAAGAGGCACTTGACAGGCTCTACACATAAGCTTTGTGTGCTCTTCCTGccaagtcttcgagcgccatcgcCACCTTTTGCACGTAGTGGCGGTGCACGGGTAGTGCCCGTGGCCCATCGAGCCAAACGTCTGTTGGCACTCCTGTCATGATTGAGCAGTTCTTGCCTCCTCTTTTGTGATATATTAGACTGTGCCAACCCTTGCAAGAAGCTCCTCCCATTGAAGAACTTTCTGCCCAGTATGACTCGAAAGGACGGCTATGTCATGCTGTTTTTGTAACAGTGATGGACGTCTTCTACCAGTACATTCAGCATATTTGCAGGTAGCTGAAAACAGTGGCTCACTCTCATGCCAAACCTTGTCATCAGCTGATCTAACCGATTACTGGAGTGCAAGAAGTAATTTTTCCACTTACCGGACAACTCATTCATGGCGAAAGAGCAACCAAAATCACGCGCTTGAAGAGCAAGGACAGCCAAAAAACATAGCAACAAGGAAAACAACTGGAACTACTAGTGCCACCTACCAATTCAAATAAAAACTCAAAATTATACatgtagttgttttttcttcTAAGAGGCAGCACTACCTGTTTCTGTGAGGCTACGTATCTCCATCTGCGTACTTCAGGCAGCTTTCGCTTGTGGTTGCAGGCGGGACGTATATGTCCCAGGGATCAACAGAGGATTAAGTGCCTGTAACCTTCATCTTGTGGACCTGTTATTTCAACTCTACATATTCACACATGTCCGGCAATGTGCATGTTCAGAAAAAATTCCGGGTGAAGCCGCCGTATTGTTGTCGAGAAACACGGAAAAAAAGGAGTTCGACATGTCTTCCCACACATGCCAAATAGTGAATGCTTATGACATATTACCAAACAGTGAGTGCGAGTGCCGCATAAAACATGTGCACGCACTTGAATGCTGTGCAGGTGTGGGCCCGCAGTAGCGGCTGCCGAGAAGCGCAAGCTTCCTTTGCCCCTTATGGCGTCGTCATCGTCCGCGCCTCCTAGTGAAAAGCAGCCCCGGCGGTGCGATGATGTCGCCGTTGAGCCGCTGCAACCGCTCGACATGCGGCGCTCACGGCCTTCGGTGATCCGGCGCTGCTCGGCTGCGGTGCAGCCCATGCCCGAGGAGCACGAGCCACCACTGCCGGCAAGGCTGCTGAGAAGCTCGACGACCACGGTGACCGGGATGACTGGCATCCGTGGGGCTTCCGACCAGCCGGACCCTGCGGTGGAGGCACACTTTCGCCGCTCGCTTGGGCCACAGTATGCGGCACTGTTCGCCGGTCCGGCCGAAGCTGCCGGCTCAGCGCTCACCGTCGATGACCACTTTGCTCGGGCACTGGGGCCGGACACCTGGCTACGCCTGCAGGACGGCCTGACCTCCTCCTGACTGCTGGCGTAGCAGCAGTTGCGGGTGCGTTCACTGCCACATTGTGTGGACTAGAGCAGCACAAACTCAACTAGGCTCACCTCCTGAATGACTTAGATCATAACTGGGCCATCAACTAAGAAGGGCTTTGCTGATCATCATGTTTTCCCTGGTACACCGCAGTGGTCTTGCAGACAATGGCAAATGCAGAAACCGAACAACCCTTTTTCGTTTG
This window encodes:
- the LOC142584825 gene encoding transcription cofactor vestigial-like protein 4; this encodes MPVPKMCGPAVAAAEKRKLPLPLMASSSSAPPSEKQPRRCDDVAVEPLQPLDMRRSRPSVIRRCSAAVQPMPEEHEPPLPARLLRSSTTTVTGMTGIRGASDQPDPAVEAHFRRSLGPQYAALFAGPAEAAGSALTVDDHFARALGPDTWLRLQDGLTSS